A region of Acidobacteriota bacterium DNA encodes the following proteins:
- a CDS encoding ATP-dependent 6-phosphofructokinase, translating to MSRVIGVLTGGGDVPGLNPCIKLLVYRAVDDGFKVIGIRRGWGGLLNCNPEDAESVSRNTLDLTKQVVRTVDRTGGTFLHTSRTNPSRVKEASLPEFLQGRFEKNEDGLYDTTEHILEVLQHLKIDTLIPIGGDDTLSYAHRMHREGVSVVAIPKTMDNDVSGTDYCIGFSTAMTRSVDYITQLRTSIGSHERIGVVELFGRYSGETSLKAAYLSGADRAIISEVPFDIEKLSGMLVEDRKRSPSNYAVMTISEGSQMLGGDMLEHGPEDAYGHRKLGGIGYVTAQEIKKRTGVNVIYQQLAYLMRSGAPDSLDRMVATNFAALAIDLLQEGESGRLVILRDGRYSHASLEVIARGARCVDVQAFYDEENYRPRFANVLGKPMFLY from the coding sequence ATGAGCAGAGTCATCGGAGTACTGACGGGCGGGGGGGACGTTCCCGGACTCAACCCCTGCATCAAACTACTGGTCTATCGGGCCGTCGACGACGGCTTCAAAGTCATCGGCATCCGCCGCGGATGGGGCGGACTGCTAAACTGCAATCCCGAGGACGCCGAATCGGTCAGCCGCAATACGCTTGATCTCACCAAGCAAGTGGTGCGCACGGTGGACCGTACGGGAGGGACCTTTCTTCATACCTCGCGCACCAATCCCAGCCGCGTCAAAGAGGCCTCTTTGCCCGAGTTCTTGCAGGGGCGCTTCGAGAAAAACGAGGACGGCCTCTACGACACCACCGAGCACATCCTCGAGGTGCTGCAGCATCTGAAAATCGACACCTTGATCCCCATTGGCGGCGACGACACCCTCAGCTACGCCCACCGCATGCACCGCGAGGGCGTTTCGGTAGTGGCCATCCCCAAGACCATGGACAACGACGTTTCGGGGACCGACTACTGCATCGGATTCTCAACCGCCATGACCCGCAGCGTCGACTACATCACCCAACTGCGGACCTCCATCGGGTCGCATGAGCGCATCGGGGTGGTGGAGCTTTTCGGACGCTATTCGGGCGAGACCTCGCTCAAGGCGGCCTACCTGTCGGGAGCCGACCGGGCCATCATCAGCGAAGTGCCCTTCGACATCGAGAAGCTCTCGGGGATGCTGGTGGAGGACCGCAAGCGCAGTCCGTCAAACTATGCCGTCATGACCATCTCGGAGGGCTCGCAGATGCTGGGCGGAGACATGCTCGAGCATGGCCCCGAGGACGCCTACGGTCATCGCAAGCTGGGCGGCATCGGATACGTCACGGCCCAGGAGATCAAGAAGCGCACTGGCGTCAACGTCATCTACCAGCAATTGGCCTATCTGATGCGTTCGGGCGCGCCCGATTCGCTGGACCGCATGGTGGCCACCAATTTCGCGGCTCTGGCCATCGACTTGCTTCAGGAAGGCGAGAGCGGACGCCTGGTCATCCTGCGCGACGGACGCTATTCGCACGCCAGCCTGGAAGTCATCGCCCGGGGCGCGCGTTGCGTCGACGTCCAGGCCTTTTACGACGAAGAGAATTACCGTCCGCGTTTCGCCAACGTCCTGGGCAAGCCGATGTTCCTCTATTAA
- a CDS encoding carboxymuconolactone decarboxylase family protein codes for MANEYTIYNEENAPEEARETLKQVKKAYGFLPNLIGLMAESPALAKSYTALSAAFDETSFSAAEKQTVLLAASYVNECGYCMAAHSTVAQMTKVPEDVVEALRTGQPIQDTKLEALRRLTEEIVVERGWPSELAVENFLDAGYERKHILEVLVGVAMKTVSNYTNHVADTPLDAAFAANRWDKTAAVVG; via the coding sequence ATGGCGAACGAATATACGATCTATAACGAAGAAAACGCACCCGAAGAAGCCCGCGAAACCCTCAAGCAGGTCAAAAAGGCCTACGGGTTTCTGCCCAATCTGATCGGGTTAATGGCCGAGTCGCCGGCGTTGGCCAAGAGCTATACCGCCCTGTCCGCAGCCTTTGACGAGACCTCCTTCTCGGCTGCCGAGAAGCAGACCGTTCTGCTGGCGGCCTCCTACGTCAACGAGTGCGGCTACTGCATGGCGGCCCACAGCACCGTGGCCCAGATGACGAAGGTGCCCGAGGACGTGGTCGAGGCGCTGCGCACAGGACAGCCCATTCAAGACACCAAGCTGGAAGCGCTGCGCCGCTTGACCGAAGAAATCGTGGTCGAGCGGGGATGGCCTTCAGAGCTGGCCGTCGAGAACTTCCTCGACGCCGGCTATGAGCGCAAGCACATCCTCGAAGTACTGGTGGGCGTAGCCATGAAGACCGTCTCCAACTACACCAACCACGTCGCCGATACCCCCCTCGACGCCGCCTTTGCCGCCAACCGGTGGGATAAGACGGCTGCCGTGGTCGGCTAA